The genomic interval GAACCGGCGCTTCTCTTCAGGAAGTCTTGCGGCTTCCAGCCGAACTCGTCCCGGAGGATCCTCGTAATGCGGGGAACGCAGAATCCGCCCTGGCAGCGGCCCATGGAGGCCCGGGCCCTGTACTTTATGCTCACCAGCGTCCTGGCGCCGAGAGGATTGGCGATGGCGTCCAGGATCTCCTGCTTGGTGATCTTTTCGCACCGGCAGATGATCT from Aminivibrio sp. carries:
- a CDS encoding (2Fe-2S)-binding protein; translation: IICRCEKITKQEILDAIANPLGARTLVSIKYRARASMGRCQGGFCVPRITRILRDEFGWKPQDFLKRSAGSPLFVGNVRPEKGGAVR